ACTTTCTGGCCAGAGTGCTAGGTTAGAGTTCTGGAGTCCTGGACTTCGCTGTATGACATAGGCCAAGACTCTTGCCCTCTCTGAATATCAGAAAAATGAGGCTGGAACATCTCCTGGGTCTGAGATTGTCCTCAGAAATCTAGGGGCAGAGTGGGAGAAAGGGTTGGTGATCATCTCTTTGTGTCCTCCAGGTCCCTATGCCTCCCCCGCGTTCCTCCCGACGGCTCCGAGCTGGCACTCTGGAGGCCCTGGTCAGACACCTACTGGATACCCGGACATCAGGGACTGATGGGACTTTCATGTCAGCCTTCCTGGCCACCCACCGGGCCTTCACCTCGACGCCTGCCTTGCTAGGGCTTATGGCTGACAGGTCAGAGTCATAAGGGACCCAGGGTCGTGGAGTGTCTGTCCAGATTTCCTAAAGTTCCAACATCCCACCAAAATAGTTAAGGCCACTGGGGGTTTGGGAAAAAAGGACAGGTAGATCCTCTTTTTCCTCTCAGGCTGGAAGCCCTTGAATCTCATCCTACCGGTGAACTAGAGaggacaacagagtgagtgaCCCCTGGTTCTTAATCTCACAGTCTCCTCTGCCCAGGCTGCAGCTTTACCTCTCACCCTTGGCTGATTCCCTTCTCCCAGGGTAGCCATCTCTGTGCTGTCAACCTGGCTGGCCTCTCACCCTGAGGATTTTGGCTCTGAGGCCAAGGGTCAGCTTGACCGGCTTGAGAGCTTCTTACTTCAGACAGGGTATGCAGCAGGGAAGGGTGTTGGGGGGGGCAGCGCTGACCTCATCCGCAACCTCCGGTCCCGGGTGGACCCTCAGGCCCCCGACCTTCCTAAGCCCCTGGCCCTCCCCGGCGATCCCCCTGCTGACCCCACGGATGTCCTGGTGTTCCTCGCTGACCACTTGGCCGAACAGCTGACCCTGCTAGATGCGGTGAGACCCTGACCTCTGGCCCGTATGCCCCCTGACCCCTTACTAACCTCTCCTTGACTCCAGATCCTTTCCTTGCTTCCACCCTTTCCTGATCCAGCTCCTAGCCTCTTTCACCTACCATTTTgactttccctttttccctttggtTGTTACCCTTCAAACCCTGTGCCCCTCTGGTTCCTTGGCCACCTAAGATCCTCAGATCCCTAATATTGGAAGGCCGACCTCACTTGACTATGAACTTTAACCTCTTACCTCTACCCTGCAGGAGCTATTTCTCAATTTGATCCCCTCTCAGTGCCTGGGAGGCCTGTGGGGTCACAGAGACCGGCCAGGACATTCTCACCTCTGCCCATCTGTTCGAGCTACTGTCACACAGTTCAACAAGGTGGCAGGGGCAGTGGTTAGTTCTGTCCTGGGGGCTACCTCCACCGGAGAGGGACCTGGGGAGGTGACCATACGGCCACTCCGTCCCCCACAGAGGGCCCGCCTCCTGGAGAAGTGGATCCGCGTGGCGGAGGTGAGAGAGGAAGAGTGCCCCACGGTGGGTGGCTATGGCACGGAGAGGGCTCCCATAGCCTTAGCTCTCTTTGACCCCCACAGGAGTGCCGGCTGCTCCGAAACTTCTCTTCAGTTTATGCTGTGGTGTCAGCCCTGCAGTCCAGCCCCATCCACAGGCTTCGGGCAGCCTGGGGGGAAGCAACcaggtggggaggctgaggcattggACTGGGTTGGGGGTTCCTCAGAAGGCAGGGAAGAGGGGGTGACAGAGCCCGGCCTGTCCTCAGGGCCacttttctccctcccccagggACAGCCTCAGAGTCTTTTCTAGCCTCTGCCAGATTTTCTCCGAGGAGGATAATTATTCCCAGAGTCGGGAGCTGCTCGTGCAGGTGAGAGCCTGGTTTGTGGCATTCccccctctccctgctccctaCTGCTCCACCATGTCTCtttattttgtcaccaccaggaggTAAAGTTGCAGTCTCCTCTGGAGCCACACTCCAAGAAGGCCCCGAGGTCTGGCTCCCGGGGTGGGGTGAGTGACTAGCTGGGTGGTGGGCTTGGGGGTTGTGATTATGAAGGGGTGAGGAGTATGTTTTGGGGGAGCAGCCTGAAGGATGGGTAAGGGAGGCACAGAGGGGTGAGGGGTAAGGAGAATGAAATCTGTTCTCTGAGGCAATGGGGAGGGCAAGTGCGGAGGGACGGAGGGCCCTCACATCAATGGCAGCACGTCTGACCCTGAGCCCTGACCTCAGGGTATAGTCCCATACCTTGGCACCTTCCTGAAGGACCTTGTGATGCTGGATGCAGCCTCCAAGGATGAGTTGGAGGtcagtggtgtgtgtgtatgtgtgtgtcatgATGATGATGTAACAAGTGGGCTGCAGGGTCCGACAGATCCCCCCCCTTGCAAGGGGCTATAAGGCACAAATAGCTGAGTGTGGGATAAAGCCAGATCTGTTTCTGTGCCGGGTTGCCTCAGTGGTCTGTAAATGAGAAACTAGAAATAGCATCTACATTGATCTGTTATTGTAAGGGTTAAATGAATTCGTATTTGTCAAGTGCTTAGAACGTGCCTGAAACATAAGCACATCTAGGTTTTGTGATGGGCTCCTGCTCTATTGCTAGagtttgttaaataaacaaatactgaGACCCTGGGCAAGTTCCTTATCCTCTCTGGATGAGGAATCCTATCCAATTGGATACTATCCAGTCTTCTCATTTGCAAAGCAGACTCGTTGTGTACCTGAGGTATTAAATTTAAAGGGTCAAGTGCAGTGCTTAGGCCATGATAGATTGagggggaaggcagggagggatggGAAGAGTCAGAGAGGCTAGAGGGAAGTGATTGTGAGTTGGATGTGGCTGTGTGTGTTTAAGAGAGGGGATATTCTCTCTCTGTGGCCTGGAAGGTAGTGTTAGAACTTTCACCCCATCCCCATTTTCCTCGCAGAATGGATACATCAATTTTGACAAGCGGAGGAAGGTGAGTGGAGTGCCTGGGCTGGATGCTGGACTTCCCAATCCATGTTCCCGGAAGGGGAGGGGGGAAAATCAGGTGTCCCTGAGTTTTGGCTCCTGCAGTTTGAGGGCTTCTTCCCAGGAGTTTGCAGTCCTTTCTGAGTTGCGACGGCTCCAGAATGAATGTCGTGGCTATAACCTCCAACCTGACCATGATATCCAGAGGTGGCTACAGGGGCTCCGGCCACTGACAGAGGCTCAGAGGTGACTGGCGGGTGAGGTTGGGACTCTAGGGCTCTGGCCAGGTGTAGGGGATTGGTGTCATGTCCTGAGCTCTGTCTTTTGCCCCCTAACCCAGCCATCGTGTATCCTGTGAGGTGGAGCCACCTGGTTCCAGTGACCCTCCTGCCCCACGGGTCCTTCGGCCAACATTGGTCATCTCGCAgtggacagagtgagagactcacTGGCTGGGGGGGTGGTTACTTGGAACTTCCACTTTTCTTCTGATCCTCCCAATCTCCTGCCACTGTAGGGTTCTGGGCTCTGTTGGGGTCCCTACCCCGCTTGTGTCCTACGACCGGCCCAGTATGGCGGGAGATGAGGTGCCTACAACTCCTGCTCCTCTGCTGACTCGGCTGGCCCAGGTGAGCTCTGCTTCTGACTCTGACCTTGACACTGACCCTCACTCTGTAAATGTTTCTTCCTTAACCTCCCCGCCTTCATGCCAGTCCCATGTTGTTTATTCCTAGCACATGAAGTGGCCATCTGTCTCGTCACTAGACTCTGCCCTGGAAAGCAGTCCATCCCTGCACAGTCCAGCTGACCCCAGCCATCTCTCCCCACCAGCCTCCTCCCCTAGGCCTTCTCGAGGTCACCGCCGCTCAGCCTCCTGTGGCTCCCCGCTGAGTGGGGGTGCAGAAGGGGCCTCCGGGGGGACTGGATATGGGGGAGGGGGATCTGGGCCAGGGGCCTCTGATTGCCGAATCATCCGAGTCCAGATGGAGCTGGGGGAAGATGGCAGTGTCTATAAGAGCATTTTGGTGAGGGAGCCTTGGGATGGAGTTGGGGTGAAGGATGGTGTCTTCTTGGACTATAAATGTCTGAGGTTTGGGCAACCAAATGGAATTGaatgtagttttaattttgacttttggttttggcagttgttttatttttaattttatcttgtaAACTCTGGTCTTCAATACAAgctgaaatttgttttattttgatggCTATTTTGCATTAGTTGCTACACCTTAAACTTTTGGTGGCCATATTAAAATTTCAGAATCAACAGCAGTTTCCCCAAAGGCAAGCAGCTCTGTTTCACTGGGCACCATGTGGGCTGGCTTCTGGGGTATAGGAAGCCACCGTATTGGGTTTCCCTGTTCCTTTTAAAGCCTTGGACACAAGTAACCTTTTGTGGTTGGGTTCAGTGGCTAAGGGTAGAAAGATGGGAATTCATGGCTGATTGATTGCTCTTTTGGTCTCCTGTCTTGCCAGGTGACAAGCCAGGACAAGGCTCCAAGTGTCATCAGTCGTGTCCTTAAGAAAAACAATCGTGACTCTGCAGTGGTTTCAGAGTATGAGCTGGTACAGCTGCTGCCAGGGGAGCGAGGTCAGAGGCCACGAGGGAAAGGCAGACTCGGGAGGAGAGTGGAGTGCTTCCACATCTGGGCGGCTGTGGGGGGATTGACTGTGTCTGTGCTTGACATCCACCCCCTGAACCTTCAGAGCTGACTATCCCAGCCTCGGCTAACGTATTCTACGCCATGGATGGAGCTTCACACGATTTCCTCCTGCGGCAGCGGCGAAGGTCCTCTGCTGCTACACCTGGCGTCACCAGTGGCCCGTCTGCCTCAGGAACTCCTCCAAGTGAGGGAGGAGGGGGCTCCTTTCCCAGGATCAAGGCCACAGGGAGGAAGATTGCACGGGCGCTGTTCTGAGGAGGAAGCCCCGTTGGCTTACAGAAGTCATGGTGTTCATACCAGATGTGGGTAGCCATCCTGAATGGTGGCAGTTGTATCACATTGAGACAGACATTCAGAAAGGTAGCCAGCCATCCTGGGGCAGTGAAGTACCACTGGTTTACCAGACAGCTGAGAAATCCAGCCCTGTAGGAACTGGTGTCTTGTAACCAAGTTGGATACCTGTGTGTAGCTTCCTACCTGTGCAGCACACAGGTAGTGCTGGAAAAAACGCATCAGTTTCTGATTCTTGGCCATATCCTAATATGCAAAGGGCTAAGCAAAGGCCTCAAGGCTCTGAGCCCCAGGGCAGAGGGAAATGGCAAAAAGTAGGTCCTCGCAGGAGTTCTTCTTCCCACTCTGGGGGGTTTCTATCACTGTGACAACACTAAGATAATAAACCAAAACACTACCTGAATTCTACTCCCGTCCTTGTAGTGCGTATGAACTGGCTGCTATGAGTGGGGGTGGGGAACTGGCTGAAGGCAGATGCCATGGAACAGGAAGGGGCACAATGTTTTCTATCCCCATGAACAGAGCAAAAAGTAAGTGAGGTATTAGTGAAAAAAGTTTCCTCAGAACAATTTTTCTTCAGTAACCTCTCTACCACTGGGCCCTTGCTACAAATGTGTATAAAACAATTTTAGGACAAGGAAATGGCAGAACAACTTTATGGACAACATAGAAACTTGGGAGGACTTATATACCATAAAGCATTACGTGCTGGGATTTTAAGTCAGTTTAAGCTACATTCAAGCAAATTCTAGGAAGACAGAGACTGAAAAGTACTAATAGAGATGCCAGGGCTGCTGGCAAGGAGGGTAACCACATTTCATCCTGGGGCCTCAGGTTAGAGAACTGTGAATTCTTTTTCAATTGAACTGACATTCCTAGCAATATGCTATGTTGTAAATGCCCTTCCAAAATAATCATGCCAACCAAGACGAGGGAAAGTTAAGGGTTGTATATACAGGCAAGAAATAGGTTTGAGGACATTTAGGATTTCactttcaagaaagaaaagaacatcgTGCCACAAAGAAATTCCAAGTGCAAGAGTTTGAACCTGAGGGGGTAATACAGGTGGTGTGTGTGAAGGTGGAAGGGACTGTGGGGATATGACAGAAGCGCCTGGTCAGGAAACAGCCACGTGTTTTTACGTTTTATTAGCTACAGTATAGATCCTAGAGCTGCCtcattcccttccctcccctccccccaccatggGGTCAGGCCTTGCCAGGAGCCCCTGCCTTTGCCGCCTGGGCCCGCTGGAACTCCTGCTGCAGCTGAGcaaggatctccctctgttggtCTGACTGCCGCTCAAGATCCCGGAGCTGGGATTCGTATCGCTTACTAAAGAGAGACAAGGGAGACAAGTAGGGAGAAATTAGTAGGACTTACTATGGAGGGTGCTAAACACAAGAAAGAGATAGGTGGAAAACTTGAGAttagggaagggagaaggggagttaaaagggaaggaaggggttGGAGGAACTGGAGGACTAGGGGCCACTATGGAGAGCTGTTCTGCAATGGTTCAACACCTCTACTCCAATGGTTCACTTGCATCACGGGGTGCAGCACACAGTGGTGGAATAAAAACTCACATTTCAGCTGTGATATAGTCCAGCCTCTTCCCTACTGTGGCCCGAGCCTCCCCTAGCTCCTGTTTGACTAGCACTGGACCCAGAAGTTTAAAGACCACGTTGGACCCATCCAGCAGGGCCAGTTCCTGATGGAGGGATGGGACATACGTGATCAGAACCATGGCTAGTACAGGTCCCTCCTCGCCCCACAAATCCCAGTCCCTCACCTCTTTCACGATATTATTTTCTGTTAGTTGTGCTTCAAGTTTCTGCCTCCCCGACATGGATTTACTCAAGTCTGGGGATAAGAGGAAAGGCAAGATTAGAAACATCAATCCTAGTCAGGTGGATATGGATCTGAGGAAGCAGAAAAGTATGGGGGCAGCGGGTCAGTGAATAGGGAAGAGTACTGAAGCGGGAAAGTCTCTGCACGCGAGGGCCCAGATGGGGGCAACAAACCTTATCTCGGTAATGGCTTTGGGTTGTGAGTGCATCGGGCGAGGCCATACCGACCCTGCTCCCTTACCCTTCTGTAGCTGTTGATATTTCTCCACTACTCCCTGCAGCTTCTTCTGGATCAGCTCCGCCATGGCGGGGATGAAAGCCTACGGGGAGCGAGACAAGGGCGCTGCGTCTCACTCTCTGGAAGGTACCTGAGCTCCCTTTTCTGATCTCGCCTGCGGAAATGATAGCACTCTTGAGAGGCAGCCCTGAGGGGCACCGCCACCTCCCCCCGGTCCCGGGTATCGACTTCAACCCGTTCCCAGGATGTAGTGGGCGAAACGCAAGACCATAAGCCTCTCAACCGAAATCCTAACCTATTCACGTTCTTCCTTCAGTAGTAATAAACCCGGAAGTAAACGAGGAATGCTGGGAAAAGACTGCACCGGAAGTTTCTTTCTGACCCTTGATGGGAAGTGTAGTTCTGACATGTTTAGCGAGTGGAGCTCTGCTAAAAAGACTAGACTAGGATATTTTTAGGCAAGATGGGGAAACTAACCCGGAAAAAGAAACCGCATCGCTACTTAGCCCCTGGTCCCGGGCGTGCCTTTCTTTTGTAAGTCACTCTTGCATAAGCTGCCGCTCGTGATAAGGTGCCAAGAGCTCTTCCGCCCCTCTAAGGAGAGCGTGCCCTCACTCAAGATGGCGCCTAGAGAGCTTCAGACCTGGTACGCTGCTGATTGGATGAAAGATAGAGGGCTTCCGGGAGTTTTCAAGCCGACTGTGGGACAGCTGAGAGGAGTTTTGCACGTGGATCGCCGTTCTGGTGGGCGAGATGGAGACAGCCCCCAAGCCGGGCAGGGATGTCCCGCCcaagaaagacaaacttcagaCCAAGAGAAAGGTATCGGCCTCCCTGAGTGGGAAAGGAAGTTTTTTGCCGCGGGGTCGGGGGGGCGGGGCGTGGGTGCGGAGTATCAGAGTTCCTGATCTGCTTGTAGAAACCGCGGCGATACTGGGAGGAAGAGACCGTTCCGACCAGAGACGGagcctctccagggcctccttgTAACAAGAAGAATCGGGAGCTCCGTCCTCAGAGACGAAAAAATGCTCACATATTAAAGAAGTCTCGGATTTCTAAGAAGCCTCAGGTCCCGAAGAAACCCCGAGAATGGAAGAACCCGGAGTCCCAGCGGAGCTTGTCCGGGGTGAACGTGGAACCTGATGGGTGGCGAGGCAGGCCGCCTTGTGCTTTGAAAGGGTTGGGGTCAATCCAAGGCTGTCTACTAACTGCATTCTCCTTTCTCCTAGGCCCAAGATCCAttcccaggccccgcccccgtcTCTGTGGAGGTGGTCCAGAAGTTCTGTCGCATTGACAAATCCCGAAAGGTGAGGTCCAGCCGGAGAGTTGGGAAGTGTTGGAGGCAGGGAGTGTCTGGGTGAGTTGAATGGAGCCTGGGCCAGGTAGCTCTCCTGTGACCCCACTTATCCTGTGGTTCTTCTGCCACTCCTCCCCACCAACAATGTTATAGCTACCACGTTCTAAAGCCAAAACTCGAAGCCGACTTGAGGTGGCTGAAGCTGAGGAAGAGGAAACAAGTATCAAAGCTGCTCGTTCTGAGCTGCTGCTTGCTGAGGAACCTGGGTGAGTGGGCCCTAATCTGGACCCCCAATCCCTGCCTTATAGGACTGTCTTTTCTCGTTTTTATGTTGGTATACTTGCTTCATATTGGGAAACTTTACTGCTATCCTAACCCTTGCTTTCAGTTTTCTGGAAGGGGAAGATGGGGAAGACACAGCAAAGATATGCCAGGCTGACATTGTGGAGGCTGTGGACATTGCAAGTGCAGCCAAGGTGAGCCTGAGGAGGTAAAAGAGCCAAGGGATTGATTGGTGGTGCAGGACAAGAGAGGAATGGGGGCTAGAAGAAGGCGTTACTGCAGggtactcatttttttttttttttttcccactcttctctttcccagcactttgacttGAATCTGAGGCAGTTTGGGCCCTACAGACTAAACTACTCTCGAACTGGAAGGTAAGGTTGAATTCTAGTGACTCTTGAACTAAGATGTGTTTCCTTAACCACTTTAGCCATGCCCACTTCAGCCATTCACAGTGTGTGTTTGGGTTGTTGATGAGGGGAGGGTCCTTCGATTTGCTTGGGTGTGAGGGTGAGCACCTGCAGCAACATGTGTCTGCCCACCTGGAGAGATGGGGCTGGCATGGGGCAGACCTCAAGTCGTCTGAGTCGGTGGTCCCCTGCCTTAACACCCTGCCTGCCCCTCACCTCCAACAGACACCTGGCTTTTGGAGGGCGCCGAGGTCATGTGGCTGCCCTTGATTGGGTAACAAAGAAGCTTATGTGCGAGATCAACGTCATGGAGGCAGTGCGGGACATCCGGTCAGTGGCCTCACTGTCAGCGGTCAGTAGGGGTGAGATAGTCCATCCTTGATTGAATGATAGCTTGTGACCTCATTTCCCAATTGAACCACTCTTCCTCTCCCCCAGGTTTCTCCATTCTGAGGCACTGCTTGCTGTTGCCCAGAACCGCTGGCTCCACATCTATGACAATCAGGGCATTGAGCTCCACTGTATCCGCCGGTGTGACCGAGTGACACGGCTTGAGTTCCTGCCCTTCCACTTCCTCCTGGCTACAGCTGTGAGTGGCCGTGGAGCTCAGGAACTGGTTGGCAGCCCTTGGGATGACCACTTCTCCTTTAGGACCCCAGGAGAGGGAATACAGAGGGCAGTCAGGACTGGgtcattctctgtctctctctttctcagtcaGAAACAGGGTTTCTGACCTACCTGGATGTATCAGTGGGGAAGATCGTGGCAGCTCTGAATGCTCGAGCTGGGCGGCTCGATGTCATGAGTCAGAACCCTTACAATGCCGTCATCCATCTCGGACACAGCAACGGTCAGTACCTGGCTTAGTTTTGACTCTCTGACCATCTTGACTTGGCGTTTCTTCTATATTTATACTTCATGAGTCCCTTAAAGTTacccttttatttccattttttgttatCTCTTGGTCTTGAGTTCCCATCTTTCCCAGGTTTAATAACCTCAGGGTTAGGTTTGTATTAGCAACTTTGGTTCTTCTTCTCTTCCAGGTACTGTGTCTTTATGGAGTCCAGCTATGAAGGAGCCACTGGCAAAGATTCTCTGTCATCGTGGTGGGGTCCGGGCTGTGGCAGTAGATTCTACAGGCACGTAAGTCACTGGTGGAATGAGGTGTTAGGTGGGCAGAAAGTTGTGGAAGGTAGTGTGCTTTAGGAGCACAGACTCTAAAGCCAGGATGCCCAGGTTTAAATCACGATGTTACCACTGATGGGCCTCGTAAGTATGGGCATATTGCATAACCTTTGTGTGCCACAGTTTCCTCACCCCAGAAATGGAAATATGAGTGTCTAGTTCAAGGGTccacaaactttttctgtaaagagtcagatagtaaatattttatgatttgctGATAAGAGGTAAAATCAGAGGGTACTGTATAGGTATTTAAAtaccaagagaaaacaaattatcacaatttttttttttttgagatggagtctcactctgacgcccaggctggagtgcaatggcgcgatgtcagctcactgcaacctccgcctcttaggttcaagtgattctcctgccttggcctcccgaagagctgggactataggcactcagcacaacgcctggctaatttttgtatttttaatagagacagggtttcaccatgttggtcaggctggtcttgaattcctgacctcaagtgatctgcccgcctcagcctcccaaagtgctgggattacaggcgtgagtcaccgcgcctgaccttttttttttttttttaatcttttgagggagatgtagtcttgctctatctcccaggctggagtgcagtggcgtgatctcggctcactgcaacctctgcctcccgggttcaagcgactcttctgcctcagtctcccaagtagttgggattacaggcacctgccatcatgaccagctaatttttgcattcttttgtagagacggggttttaccatgttggccaggctggtcttgaactcctgacttcaggtgatctgcctgcctcggcttcccaaagtgctgggattacagttgtgagccactgcgctcggcccacacatttttaagttataaaattaaacataatatggccaggtgctcacgcctgtaatcccagcactttggaggctgaggcgggtggatcacctgaggtcaggagttcgagaccagcctggccaatgtggcaaaaccctgtctctactaaaaatccacaaaattagccgagtgttgtggcaggggcctgtaatcccagcaacttgggaggctgaggcagaagaatcgcttgaacttgggaggcagaggttgcagtgagccgagattatgtcattgcactccaacctgggcaacaagagcaaactccgtctcaggaaaaaaaaaaaaaaaaagttaaacataatatGAGGCTGGATACAGTAGCTGaagcctgtaatcttaacactttggtaggctgaggtgggcagatcgcttgagcccagaagttcaaaaccagcctgggtgacatggtaaaactctgtctctacaaagataGAAAacttacccgggtgtggtggtgcatgcctgtagtcccagctactcaggaggctcagtgggaggatcacctcagcacaggaggttaaggctgcagtgagctgtgatcatcccACTGTACTCTTGcgtgggcagcagagtgagaccctgtcttaaaaaataataataaatatgatatttgTGTAATACAGATCTACTAATGGGAAGCACTGAATTTCTCTTTTTGAGGATAACATTTTGCCTAGTTCATGTACAAAGTTAGTGTTCCAAATGATCAAATTTGACTGTAGATACTAATGTTCATGCTGATCTGTAGAGATTTCATGTATTTCATCTTTGAAAACATCTTTTCACACAGTTAGGTAATGATAGGTGATATGTGAGGTGCTCAGAAGGCTGTGCAGCActtatgattgtgtcactgtgaCTTGTAGTGTACAAAGCAGGAGTGCAAATCAGGATGCCGTAGTCTCTGTCATGACCACTCGGCTGTGTGTTGTAGAGCAAAACCAGCCACGGTGTAAGTAAATAGTGAGTGGCCATGTTCCAATAGAGCTTTATTTGTGGATAttggaatttgaatttcataCAGTTTTCACAGtctcaaaatattcttttgattttttttcaaccacttaaaaatgtaaaaaccattcttggcTTGTGGGCCATACAGAACTAGATGATGGGCCAGGTTTGGCCCGTGGGCAGTAGTTTACCAAGCCCGAGTTTAAAGCCCTTATAAAAGCTGTTGTAGACATTAAGACATTAAGATGAGTTAAGGCATATAGTTTAGCACAGTGCTTAGCAAATAGGGAGCGCTGTATTCATCATTGCCATTCAAGATGATTGTTCTCTCCAGGTCTGGCTGATGTGAGGGGTAGAGGTGGTGTCTGCTTTGGATTTCTGCTGTTCCTGAGAGAGTATCTGCATTTTCCACAGCTGTTCTCTCTGATTTGTATTTTCCTCTGATTCCTTTCGTCAGGTATTCACTGGGCATCTGCTGTGGGCGGGGCTCTGTGCTGAAGTTCTGGAGATAAAAGGATGAATCATTGAGCCTGCCTTGGTGTGGTGCTCCGGTTACCCTTTAGGTATAAAAACTTGTggctatggtttttttttttttttttttttgagacagagtttcactctgtcacccaggctggagtgcagtggcgcaatctcactgcaacctctgtccccgggggttcaagtgattgtcctgcctcagcctcctgagtagctgggattacatgcacctgccaccatgcccggttaatttttaaatttttagtagagatggggtttcaccatcttggccaggctggtcttgaactactgacattgtgattcacctgcttcagcctcccaaagtgctgtaccCGGCCATGGCTATGGTTTTTGAGAATGACTGGCCAGgtgatgcatttatttatttattattatttttcgagatggagtcttgatctgtcacccaggctggagtgcagtggcacgatctcgattcactgcaaccttcgcctcctaggctcaagtgattcttgtgcctcagcctctgagtagctgggactacaggtgcgtgccactgcacgcagctaatttttgtatttttaatagagatggaatttcactatgttggccaggctggtctcgaactcctgaccttgtgatccgcccatctggtctcccaaagtgctgggattataggcctgagccaccgctcctggcctctgTAACTGTATCTTTGGCCTCTGTAATTGTATCTTTGTGAACAAGTGATTCTGTTCTGCCCTTTTTACTCCATATCTATATCAGCCTGGCTCTAGGAGAGTCGGAAGCCCTGCCCAAGGGTTTCTGCCCTCTCTGGGCCACTGGGCCAAAGCTGtagcttgccctccatgggctacCTGGGTCAGCCACTCCTCTGCTTAGCGCTTAATCACTAGTTAGCTGAGGCCTGAAGTTTAATCAACACCTTGATGCTGAACAGATCTGGTCCTTGTGATCTTCAGCCCATCCCTGCTTTTCTCTGGTCCTTCTCAGGAGCATGTCACATAGGCCACAGGGACTCCAGCGATGAAGCCGA
Above is a genomic segment from Piliocolobus tephrosceles isolate RC106 chromosome 5, ASM277652v3, whole genome shotgun sequence containing:
- the PFDN6 gene encoding prefoldin subunit 6, whose protein sequence is MAELIQKKLQGVVEKYQQLQKDLSKSMSGRQKLEAQLTENNIVKEELALLDGSNVVFKLLGPVLVKQELGEARATVGKRLDYITAEIKRYESQLRDLERQSDQQREILAQLQQEFQRAQAAKAGAPGKA
- the RGL2 gene encoding ral guanine nucleotide dissociation stimulator-like 2 isoform X2, whose protein sequence is MPPPRSSRRLRAGTLEALVRHLLDTRTSGTDGTFMSAFLATHRAFTSTPALLGLMADRLEALESHPTGELERTTEVAISVLSTWLASHPEDFGSEAKGQLDRLESFLLQTGYAAGKGVGGGSADLIRNLRSRVDPQAPDLPKPLALPGDPPADPTDVLVFLADHLAEQLTLLDAELFLNLIPSQCLGGLWGHRDRPGHSHLCPSVRATVTQFNKVAGAVVSSVLGATSTGEGPGEVTIRPLRPPQRARLLEKWIRVAEECRLLRNFSSVYAVVSALQSSPIHRLRAAWGEATRDSLRVFSSLCQIFSEEDNYSQSRELLVQEVKLQSPLEPHSKKAPRSGSRGGGIVPYLGTFLKDLVMLDAASKDELENGYINFDKRRKEFAVLSELRRLQNECRGYNLQPDHDIQRWLQGLRPLTEAQSHRVSCEVEPPGSSDPPAPRVLRPTLVISQWTEVLGSVGVPTPLVSYDRPSMAGDEVPTTPAPLLTRLAQHMKWPSVSSLDSALESSPSLHSPADPSHLSPPASSPRPSRGHRRSASCGSPLSGGAEGASGGTGYGGGGSGPGASDCRIIRVQMELGEDGSVYKSILVTSQDKAPSVISRVLKKNNRDSAVVSEYELVQLLPGERELTIPASANVFYAMDGASHDFLLRQRRRSSAATPGVTSGPSASGTPPSEGGGGSFPRIKATGRKIARALF
- the RGL2 gene encoding ral guanine nucleotide dissociation stimulator-like 2 isoform X1 → MLPRPLRLLLDTSPPGGVVLSSFRSRDPDEGGGPGGLVVGGGQEEEEEEEEEAPVSVWDEEEDGAVFTVTSRQYRPLDPLVPMPPPRSSRRLRAGTLEALVRHLLDTRTSGTDGTFMSAFLATHRAFTSTPALLGLMADRLEALESHPTGELERTTEVAISVLSTWLASHPEDFGSEAKGQLDRLESFLLQTGYAAGKGVGGGSADLIRNLRSRVDPQAPDLPKPLALPGDPPADPTDVLVFLADHLAEQLTLLDAELFLNLIPSQCLGGLWGHRDRPGHSHLCPSVRATVTQFNKVAGAVVSSVLGATSTGEGPGEVTIRPLRPPQRARLLEKWIRVAEECRLLRNFSSVYAVVSALQSSPIHRLRAAWGEATRDSLRVFSSLCQIFSEEDNYSQSRELLVQEVKLQSPLEPHSKKAPRSGSRGGGIVPYLGTFLKDLVMLDAASKDELENGYINFDKRRKEFAVLSELRRLQNECRGYNLQPDHDIQRWLQGLRPLTEAQSHRVSCEVEPPGSSDPPAPRVLRPTLVISQWTEVLGSVGVPTPLVSYDRPSMAGDEVPTTPAPLLTRLAQHMKWPSVSSLDSALESSPSLHSPADPSHLSPPASSPRPSRGHRRSASCGSPLSGGAEGASGGTGYGGGGSGPGASDCRIIRVQMELGEDGSVYKSILVTSQDKAPSVISRVLKKNNRDSAVVSEYELVQLLPGERELTIPASANVFYAMDGASHDFLLRQRRRSSAATPGVTSGPSASGTPPSEGGGGSFPRIKATGRKIARALF